The Lutibacter sp. Hel_I_33_5 genome has a window encoding:
- a CDS encoding VOC family protein — MIQPFHLAIPVKDLEKCRAFYRDILQCEEGRSSDTWVDFNFFGHQFVIHQKDGFHPERISNPVDGHDVPVPHFGVVLTWDDWHALADRLKAANTSFIIEPTIRFKGKVGEQATLFFNDPENNALEFKAFKDESQIFAT; from the coding sequence ATGATACAACCATTTCACTTAGCAATTCCAGTAAAAGATTTAGAGAAATGTAGAGCTTTTTATAGAGATATTTTACAATGTGAAGAAGGTAGAAGTTCTGATACTTGGGTCGATTTTAATTTCTTTGGACATCAATTTGTGATTCATCAAAAAGATGGTTTTCATCCAGAAAGAATTTCTAATCCTGTTGATGGACATGATGTTCCTGTTCCGCATTTCGGTGTTGTACTTACTTGGGATGATTGGCACGCTTTAGCTGATAGATTAAAAGCTGCAAATACTTCTTTTATAATTGAACCAACAATTCGTTTTAAAGGAAAAGTTGGCGAACAAGCGACTCTATTTTTTAACGATCCAGAAAATAATGCTTTAGAATTTAAGGCATTTAAAGATGAGAGTCAGATTTTTGCTACATAA
- a CDS encoding RluA family pseudouridine synthase: MQLIETHLVPILEKPIRLQEYGVGVFKTTPTKSGIKKAIKKGLLLVDKKTTTSALFINGGETIELYQTEENDSFKRLELKLDVLFEDDFLAIIYKPAGILVSGNSFVTIDNALSQNLQKSTQFDAVRPRPVHRLDYPTSGVLLIGKTNASILALNKLFENKEIQKTYHAICIGKMNSEGKINNPIDNKEAITNYKVIEMVVSERFKFLNLVKLNPKTGRKHQLRKHLSENGNQILGDKEYGKEELQLKGKGLYLHASSLEFEHPFTHEKISVIKELPKKFRKIFPAF, encoded by the coding sequence ATGCAACTTATAGAAACTCATTTAGTTCCAATCTTAGAAAAACCAATTCGTTTACAAGAATACGGAGTTGGTGTTTTTAAAACAACACCTACTAAATCGGGAATTAAAAAAGCAATAAAAAAAGGATTACTTCTTGTTGATAAAAAAACAACCACTTCTGCCCTATTTATCAATGGTGGGGAAACTATAGAATTATATCAAACCGAAGAAAATGACTCTTTTAAAAGGTTAGAATTAAAACTTGATGTTTTATTTGAGGATGATTTTTTAGCAATAATTTATAAACCAGCTGGAATTTTAGTGAGCGGAAATTCTTTTGTAACTATTGATAATGCGTTAAGTCAAAATTTACAAAAATCTACTCAATTTGATGCTGTTAGACCAAGGCCTGTTCATCGTTTAGATTACCCAACAAGTGGTGTTTTATTGATTGGAAAAACGAATGCTAGTATTTTAGCATTGAATAAATTATTTGAAAATAAAGAAATTCAAAAAACATATCATGCAATTTGTATCGGTAAAATGAATTCTGAAGGAAAAATCAATAATCCTATTGATAATAAAGAAGCTATTACCAATTATAAAGTTATAGAAATGGTAGTTTCTGAACGTTTTAAATTTCTAAATTTAGTAAAGTTGAATCCAAAAACGGGAAGAAAACATCAACTTAGAAAGCATTTATCGGAAAATGGAAATCAAATTTTAGGTGATAAAGAATACGGTAAAGAAGAATTACAATTAAAAGGAAAAGGCTTGTATTTACATGCTTCTAGTTTAGAGTTTGAACATCCTTTTACACATGAGAAAATATCAGTAATTAAAGAATTACCAAAGAAGTTTAGGAAGATATTTCCAGCGTTTTAA
- a CDS encoding PLP-dependent aminotransferase family protein gives MFPYKTSFLLKRNTSQALYLQLSNQFITLIKNNTLPSNTKLPGSRVLAEMLNVHRKTVVACYEELLLQGWIVSIPKKGTFVNTDLPLLHYQKSTNDIVKSIKSKANFSFKKSKILERKTFPELTNFTVINDGVSDHRLTPIDDIARTYRRIASKKSTIEQLTYKSTYGNIRLREALVSYLNETRGLQITIDNILITRGSQMGIFLTAILLFKKDDLVVVGETNYIAADVTFSQSKAKILRVPVDENGLNTDAIEKICKKKRIKAVFVTSHHHHPTTVTLSAKRRIHLLNLSKLYNFAIIEDDYDYDFNYNHAPILPLSSHDSLGNVIYLGSVCKTVAPVFRIGYLIAPKDFVDEAAKHRRYIDRQGDALLELTFAEFIKSGDLDRHIKKVLKIYRQRRDLFCKLMTEELSAYFSFEVPKGGMAVWTILDKKYTWKQVSETAKRHQLEIGDWERYDLANNNHNAIRIGFASYTEDEIIELVKKLKQTMNSLDFL, from the coding sequence ATGTTTCCGTATAAAACCAGTTTTCTATTAAAAAGAAATACAAGTCAAGCGTTGTATTTACAGTTGTCAAATCAGTTTATAACTTTGATTAAAAATAACACTTTACCGAGTAATACCAAATTACCGGGCAGTAGAGTTTTGGCAGAAATGTTAAATGTTCATAGAAAAACAGTGGTGGCTTGTTATGAGGAGTTATTATTGCAAGGTTGGATTGTAAGTATTCCTAAAAAAGGAACTTTTGTAAATACCGATTTACCATTATTACACTATCAAAAATCTACAAACGATATCGTAAAGTCGATAAAAAGTAAAGCAAATTTTTCTTTTAAAAAGAGTAAAATATTAGAACGAAAAACGTTTCCTGAGCTTACAAATTTTACAGTAATAAATGACGGTGTTTCAGATCATCGTTTAACGCCAATTGATGATATAGCTAGAACGTACAGAAGAATTGCGAGTAAAAAAAGTACGATAGAACAATTGACTTATAAATCTACCTACGGAAATATTCGTTTGCGAGAAGCGTTAGTTTCTTATTTAAATGAAACTAGAGGTTTACAAATAACTATTGATAATATTTTGATAACCAGAGGAAGTCAAATGGGAATCTTTTTAACGGCTATATTATTGTTCAAAAAAGACGATTTAGTGGTGGTTGGCGAAACAAACTATATTGCTGCGGATGTTACTTTTTCGCAATCGAAAGCTAAGATTTTACGCGTTCCTGTTGATGAAAATGGATTAAACACTGATGCAATCGAAAAGATTTGCAAGAAGAAAAGAATAAAAGCGGTATTTGTTACATCGCATCATCATCATCCAACAACGGTTACACTATCAGCAAAAAGAAGAATTCATTTATTAAACTTATCAAAACTGTACAATTTTGCGATAATAGAAGACGATTATGATTACGATTTCAATTATAATCATGCGCCAATATTACCATTATCAAGTCACGATTCTTTAGGAAATGTAATTTATTTAGGTTCTGTTTGTAAAACTGTAGCACCTGTTTTTAGAATTGGATATTTAATTGCACCAAAAGATTTTGTAGATGAAGCTGCAAAACATAGACGCTATATTGATAGGCAAGGTGATGCTTTGTTAGAACTCACTTTTGCTGAGTTTATAAAATCTGGTGATTTAGACAGACATATTAAAAAAGTATTAAAAATTTACCGACAACGAAGAGACTTGTTTTGTAAATTAATGACAGAAGAATTGAGTGCTTATTTTTCGTTTGAGGTTCCGAAAGGAGGAATGGCAGTTTGGACAATCCTAGATAAGAAATATACGTGGAAACAAGTATCAGAAACTGCTAAAAGACATCAATTAGAAATTGGCGATTGGGAACGTTACGATTTAGCTAATAATAACCATAATGCGATAAGAATTGGTTTTGCAAGTTATACAGAAGATGAAATAATTGAGCTTGTAAAAAAACTAAAACAAACAATGAATTCTTTAGATTTTCTCTAA
- a CDS encoding DinB family protein — protein sequence MIKKELNTSEYNKYYSRYINRVEENTELISGYEADKKMVIDFFNSIPKEKHEFRYQPEKWTIKEILQHIVDTERVFMYRFLCIARNDKTAFPGYEQDDYIAPSEANKKSMEALIHEFTVTRLSSLNLIKSISEENLKNMGTASNSPMSARACAVLLLGHSIWHIDVIKERYL from the coding sequence ATGATAAAAAAAGAATTAAACACTAGTGAATACAACAAATATTATTCAAGATATATAAATAGAGTTGAAGAAAACACAGAACTAATTTCTGGCTACGAAGCTGATAAAAAAATGGTGATTGACTTTTTTAATTCAATTCCTAAAGAAAAACACGAATTTAGATATCAACCTGAAAAATGGACCATAAAAGAAATTTTACAGCATATTGTTGATACAGAACGTGTTTTTATGTATCGCTTCTTATGTATTGCTAGAAATGACAAAACTGCTTTTCCTGGTTATGAACAAGATGATTATATCGCTCCTTCTGAAGCGAATAAAAAATCTATGGAAGCTTTAATCCATGAATTTACTGTTACCCGTTTATCATCATTAAATTTAATTAAAAGTATTTCTGAAGAAAATTTAAAAAATATGGGAACCGCAAGTAATTCGCCAATGTCAGCAAGAGCTTGTGCTGTTTTATTATTAGGCCATAGCATTTGGCATATTGATGTAATTAAAGAACGTTATCTATAG
- a CDS encoding DUF1272 domain-containing protein, producing MLELRPGCEHCNKALPHTSTEAMICSFECTYCKECALEIFENVCPSCAGNFVERPIRPSKMIEKYPASIKEVFKPKDLEKAKINSEKYKNINPGER from the coding sequence ATGTTAGAATTAAGACCCGGTTGCGAGCATTGCAATAAAGCATTACCTCATACTTCAACAGAAGCAATGATTTGTTCTTTTGAATGTACATATTGCAAAGAATGTGCTTTAGAAATCTTTGAAAATGTATGTCCAAGTTGTGCTGGTAATTTTGTGGAGCGTCCTATTCGTCCATCAAAAATGATTGAAAAATATCCTGCTTCAATCAAAGAAGTTTTTAAGCCAAAAGATTTAGAAAAAGCAAAAATTAATTCAGAAAAATATAAAAACATCAACCCAGGAGAACGTTAA
- a CDS encoding GNAT family N-acetyltransferase — MIEIRRATVDDAIHIALLGRITYTESHGDYIENKEYLLDFYNKYYSVHQIRKELNDPENLYWIIFSDELPIGFAKLSLNVNYEKSGSTNSCKLQRLYILNDFIALKIGSQLQEIILKKAKELKFDLIWLTAYYKNTKGIHFYKKYGFENIGSIDFFVGEKNYENLVFAKKL; from the coding sequence ATGATAGAAATTAGAAGAGCAACAGTTGATGACGCTATACATATTGCTTTATTAGGTAGAATTACCTATACAGAATCGCATGGAGATTACATTGAGAATAAAGAGTATTTACTTGATTTCTACAATAAATATTATTCTGTTCATCAAATTAGAAAAGAGTTAAATGATCCAGAAAATTTATATTGGATTATCTTCTCAGATGAGCTACCTATAGGTTTTGCTAAACTTTCTTTAAATGTTAATTACGAAAAATCAGGAAGTACTAATTCGTGTAAACTTCAAAGATTATATATTTTGAATGATTTTATTGCTTTAAAAATTGGCTCACAATTGCAAGAAATTATTTTAAAGAAAGCAAAAGAATTAAAATTTGACCTTATTTGGTTAACTGCTTATTATAAAAATACGAAAGGAATTCATTTTTATAAAAAATATGGATTCGAAAATATTGGAAGTATCGATTTTTTTGTTGGTGAAAAGAATTATGAAAACTTAGTGTTCGCTAAAAAATTATAG
- a CDS encoding pyridoxamine 5'-phosphate oxidase family protein has protein sequence MKEYSKSKLNRVKRGQNRATYDVEKINSILDAGFIGYVSYVYQEQAITLPMAYGRKDDKIYLHGSQANRMLLTLLETGKISMTVMHLDALVLARSGLHHSVNYRSVTLFGSVKKITDDTEKDAALFCFMEHMMKGRWDGIRDMHKQELDRTLVVEMTIETASAKVRDVGVGDEPEDYNLDVWAGLIPIKQVAEFPIPDEGKPKGMEIPKHIMDYYEQHKQ, from the coding sequence ATGAAAGAATATTCAAAATCAAAATTAAATCGTGTTAAAAGAGGTCAAAATAGAGCAACCTATGATGTTGAAAAAATCAACTCAATTTTAGATGCTGGCTTTATTGGATACGTAAGCTATGTGTATCAAGAACAAGCAATTACCTTACCGATGGCGTATGGAAGAAAAGATGATAAGATTTATCTACATGGTTCTCAAGCCAATAGAATGTTATTAACGTTATTAGAAACTGGTAAAATTAGCATGACGGTTATGCATTTAGATGCCTTAGTTTTAGCTCGTTCGGGACTGCATCATTCTGTAAATTACAGATCTGTTACACTTTTTGGTTCTGTTAAAAAAATTACAGATGATACCGAAAAAGATGCCGCTTTATTTTGTTTTATGGAACATATGATGAAAGGTCGTTGGGACGGAATTAGAGATATGCATAAGCAAGAATTAGACAGAACTTTAGTGGTAGAAATGACCATTGAAACCGCTTCTGCAAAAGTTAGAGATGTTGGTGTTGGAGATGAACCTGAAGATTATAATTTAGATGTTTGGGCAGGATTAATTCCTATAAAACAAGTAGCTGAATTTCCAATTCCTGATGAAGGAAAACCTAAAGGCATGGAAATTCCTAAACATATTATGGATTATTATGAGCAGCATAAACAATAA
- a CDS encoding GNAT family N-acetyltransferase — protein sequence MSSINNKLTVREFTIDDVNFIVDYFYNATDEFLLGMGAIKEKLPKRTLFYDIIYSEVEKKYRNKNLYYIIWLLNNEPVGHSHINKINFGKEAYMHLHLWKNPNRQKGLGSAFVKETLPYYFKNFQLENLFCEPYAENPSPNKTLLKVGFDFVKGYETIPGTINFHQKVNQYILSREKFITLFS from the coding sequence ATGAGCAGCATAAACAATAAACTTACGGTTAGAGAATTTACAATTGACGATGTAAATTTTATAGTAGATTATTTTTATAATGCTACGGATGAATTTTTATTAGGTATGGGTGCTATCAAAGAAAAACTTCCAAAAAGAACATTATTTTATGATATAATTTATAGTGAAGTAGAAAAAAAATATCGCAATAAAAACCTGTATTATATTATTTGGCTATTGAATAATGAACCTGTTGGACATAGTCATATTAACAAAATTAACTTCGGAAAAGAAGCATATATGCATTTACATCTATGGAAAAACCCGAATAGACAAAAAGGTTTAGGTTCTGCTTTTGTAAAAGAAACACTTCCTTATTATTTTAAAAACTTCCAATTAGAAAATTTATTTTGCGAACCTTATGCAGAAAATCCTTCACCTAATAAAACATTATTAAAAGTTGGTTTTGATTTTGTTAAAGGATATGAAACTATACCTGGTACCATAAATTTTCATCAAAAAGTAAATCAATATATTCTTAGTAGAGAAAAGTTTATTACATTGTTTTCTTAA
- a CDS encoding RimK family alpha-L-glutamate ligase, with translation MTKKFDVIILTEPRYVNPTKKDIYTENVLKEDNYVKLALEKLHLKVGRISWDDPNFDWSSTKYILFRTTWDYFDRYPEFSDWLNKVSQQTILLNSEKIIRWNIDKHYLLDLQKNGVHICESYFIEKGDSDTLKKLAIKHKLNEFVLKPCVSGCARHTYKINPKNIENYEEIFTELIANEAMILQPFQYNIVEKGELSLMVMNGKFTHAVLKVAKEGDFRVQDDFGGSVHKHTPTQNEIDFAENAVKNCIELPIYARVDIFTDNNGKLAIAEIELIEPELWFRNHPEAADELANGIQQLIQQNEENR, from the coding sequence ATGACTAAAAAATTCGATGTAATTATTCTTACCGAACCTAGATATGTAAATCCTACAAAAAAGGATATATATACCGAAAATGTTTTAAAAGAAGATAATTATGTAAAATTAGCTCTTGAAAAATTACACCTAAAAGTTGGAAGAATTTCTTGGGATGATCCTAATTTTGATTGGTCCTCAACTAAGTACATACTCTTTAGAACAACTTGGGATTATTTTGATCGATATCCAGAATTTTCTGACTGGTTAAATAAAGTAAGTCAACAAACTATTTTACTGAATTCCGAGAAAATTATTCGATGGAATATCGATAAACATTACTTACTAGACCTACAGAAAAATGGTGTACATATTTGCGAATCTTATTTTATAGAAAAAGGCGATTCTGATACTTTAAAAAAATTAGCTATCAAACACAAATTAAACGAGTTTGTGTTAAAACCATGTGTTTCTGGTTGCGCTAGGCACACTTATAAAATCAATCCTAAAAATATTGAAAATTACGAAGAAATTTTCACAGAATTAATAGCTAATGAAGCTATGATTTTACAACCTTTTCAATATAATATTGTAGAAAAAGGTGAACTTTCTTTAATGGTGATGAATGGTAAGTTTACACACGCTGTGTTAAAGGTTGCTAAAGAAGGTGATTTTAGAGTTCAAGATGATTTTGGTGGTTCAGTTCACAAACACACACCAACTCAAAATGAAATAGATTTTGCAGAAAATGCAGTAAAAAATTGTATCGAATTGCCTATTTATGCTAGAGTTGATATTTTTACAGATAATAACGGTAAATTAGCCATTGCAGAAATTGAATTGATTGAACCAGAATTATGGTTTAGAAATCATCCTGAAGCTGCAGATGAATTAGCAAATGGTATTCAACAATTAATCCAACAAAATGAAGAAAATAGGTAA
- a CDS encoding class I SAM-dependent methyltransferase: MNSHILHKDVQEFINKNLKSDITKLILKGSPFGTISSQELANQLIAKQKSEKKLPTWFQQENIYFPAKISIEQTSSEITAAYKAKLVSGTSIIDITGGFGVDSLYFSKHFKEITHCEINEELSEIVKHNFNELKIKNCSFFIGDGTEYLKNSSEKLDCIYIDPSRRNDIKGKVFLLKDCLPNVPENIDFLFKKTNQILIKNSPILDITSTINELKHVKEVHVIAIKNEVKELLFLLEKGYNNEVSIKTVNFKNDEEEKFEFSLNSKSTSEYEKPLTFLYEPNSAILKSGGFHEITEQIEVKKLHQHSHLYTSETLVEFPGRIFRVINVISYNKKELRKVKKANITTRNFPRTVAQIRKETKIEDGGNTYLFFTTDLNNQLKVIFCNKV; the protein is encoded by the coding sequence TTGAATTCACATATTTTACATAAAGACGTTCAAGAATTTATAAACAAGAATTTAAAATCAGATATCACAAAACTGATATTAAAAGGAAGTCCTTTTGGTACAATTTCGAGCCAAGAATTAGCCAATCAACTTATTGCTAAACAAAAATCTGAAAAGAAATTACCGACTTGGTTCCAACAAGAAAACATCTATTTTCCTGCAAAAATAAGTATCGAACAAACCTCATCTGAAATTACGGCAGCATATAAAGCTAAACTTGTTTCTGGAACTTCAATAATTGACATCACTGGTGGATTTGGAGTTGATAGCTTATATTTCTCCAAACATTTTAAGGAAATAACACATTGTGAAATCAATGAAGAATTATCAGAAATAGTCAAGCATAATTTTAATGAACTGAAGATTAAAAACTGTTCTTTTTTTATTGGTGATGGAACAGAATATCTAAAAAACAGTTCAGAAAAACTTGATTGCATTTATATTGATCCTTCAAGAAGAAATGACATCAAAGGGAAAGTTTTTTTATTAAAAGATTGCTTACCAAATGTTCCAGAAAACATCGATTTTCTATTTAAAAAAACGAATCAAATATTAATTAAAAACTCCCCTATTCTTGATATAACAAGTACAATTAATGAATTAAAACATGTAAAAGAAGTTCATGTTATTGCCATAAAAAACGAAGTAAAAGAATTATTATTTTTACTAGAAAAAGGCTACAATAATGAGGTTTCTATCAAAACAGTAAACTTTAAAAATGATGAAGAAGAAAAGTTTGAATTCAGTTTAAATTCAAAATCAACATCAGAATATGAAAAACCACTCACCTTTTTATACGAACCAAATTCAGCTATTTTAAAGTCAGGGGGGTTTCATGAAATTACTGAGCAAATAGAAGTGAAAAAATTACATCAACATTCACATTTATATACTTCTGAAACATTAGTTGAGTTTCCAGGTAGAATTTTCAGAGTTATCAACGTAATATCTTACAATAAAAAAGAACTGAGAAAAGTTAAAAAAGCGAATATTACCACTCGTAATTTTCCCAGAACTGTTGCTCAAATTAGAAAAGAAACAAAAATTGAAGATGGTGGAAACACCTATTTATTTTTCACAACAGATTTAAATAATCAACTTAAAGTTATTTTTTGCAATAAAGTTTAA
- the fdhD gene encoding formate dehydrogenase accessory sulfurtransferase FdhD — translation MQTTTYQSLKFKDSKNSILDDTVVIEAPLQININNQPYTVVMRTPGNDLELIRGLLFAEDIYKSSQNIEVHITEEDNYSSIINCTITKDKIGKGYLNKRTLLSVSSCGICGKKELSDIKVSGEKLANHSQISRQEISDMYAKMYQYQETFRASGGSHAAAVFDTSKELLTIKEDIGRHNAVDKCVGDLLENNQLKKGKSLFVSGRVSYEIVSKAFIAKIPIIVAVSACSSLSIDFAKEFGICLIGFSRETKMTVYSNPQYVNYE, via the coding sequence ATGCAAACCACAACCTATCAATCTTTAAAATTCAAAGATTCTAAAAACTCCATTTTAGATGATACCGTTGTTATCGAAGCTCCTTTACAAATTAATATTAATAATCAACCTTATACGGTTGTTATGAGAACTCCAGGCAATGATTTGGAGTTGATTAGAGGATTGCTTTTTGCTGAAGACATTTATAAATCTTCTCAAAATATTGAAGTACACATTACCGAAGAAGATAATTACTCAAGTATCATAAATTGTACGATAACAAAAGATAAAATTGGTAAAGGCTATTTAAATAAACGCACATTATTGTCGGTTTCATCCTGCGGAATTTGTGGAAAAAAAGAACTTTCTGATATTAAAGTATCAGGAGAAAAACTAGCCAATCACTCTCAAATTTCACGTCAAGAAATTAGTGATATGTATGCTAAAATGTATCAATATCAAGAAACATTTAGAGCCTCTGGAGGAAGTCATGCAGCAGCTGTTTTTGACACATCAAAAGAACTTTTAACGATTAAAGAAGATATTGGCAGACATAATGCAGTTGATAAATGTGTTGGGGATTTATTAGAAAATAATCAACTAAAAAAAGGGAAAAGTCTTTTTGTTAGCGGAAGAGTTTCTTATGAAATTGTATCAAAAGCATTTATTGCAAAAATCCCTATTATTGTTGCAGTTTCAGCCTGTTCTTCACTTTCAATCGACTTTGCTAAAGAATTCGGAATTTGCTTAATAGGTTTTAGTAGAGAAACAAAAATGACGGTATATTCGAATCCA